The proteins below are encoded in one region of Benincasa hispida cultivar B227 unplaced genomic scaffold, ASM972705v1 Contig587, whole genome shotgun sequence:
- the LOC120069765 gene encoding putative uncharacterized protein DDB_G0271606 yields the protein MASSQVEISSSSSPFGCVLRDHNRRREPNVAATHVARFRDNLKTLVMDRLNDCITITPNKNKNKNQNQNQNPNPVLPNFRVSKTNHNTTTNAAPRRANDSQRQTSINDPQTQTQTQTTSTPTPETGTNKNQTSKLGASSLVQIWEKRLNVSSSNVGLNANANASNTAVCSAKQETETEQEQACSVEVGDFEDERYDAGPGSEDGFADWHSSRTSSSSPPSSTQSQSSDAGERERVRVVDIIRRLTLTAAKPPHSSWVEDHNDHPNESSSSSHPTLILRDQVEPARCLSHILCSPRIRGRQAFADLLLQIERDRQRELDILVERRAVSKFSQRGRIQSLLRLKILKRGMALEDEQKRPQFVITPRENHRSSTIMHLREKFSGVGENGARSPIGEMLNNNDEDKNQSHTNAHTPPHATNTNEKEKDNDNEQVVGIHSNSINNDQILEGFKEEQIEEREREQEQEQKQEIEQEQEPKQEQEQGEEVDPPSSEGTWQDRPNLNLDSQDSINGWEAEDQSEAAEESYGADYVGTSYDWFSDISRPRSYWEDRRQSWYQQMLDSSSANDEIRQLIQRKTVSTFLSSDFRERMDKLMVTRLERQTQEEEEYDEVNEEDDDDRAEELWCFSEGRTQSKSSDNGEEEEDERSLISAQYHEASDYLDQSTSPLQLASPSILSSWSYQLDNEMGEDSNRGASTSSPQPFQPQFSSNNQQGSSLVSTTHHPSIEMELIYDLRGHMEQLYQEMSELRKSIKCCMDMQLMLQHSIKRHEVGGGRRSKKEKSRKPKCCICYNMEIDSLLYRCGHMCSCMKCAKELQWRGGKCPVCRAPIEDVVQASFTTTTHS from the exons ATGGCTTCTTCGCAGGTCGAAATTTCTTCCTCCTCCTCACCCTTCGGCTGCGTTCTCAGAGACCATAACCGCCGCCGGGAGCCCAATGTCGCCGCCACCCATGTTGCTCGTTTTCGCGACAACCTCAAGACTTTGGTCATGGATCGCCTCAACGATTGCATCACAATTAccccaaataaaaataaaaataaaaatcaaaatcaaaatcaaaatcccaaCCCCGTCCTTCCTAATTTTCGGGTCTCCAAAACTAATCACAACACCACCACCAATGCCGCTCCCAGGCGCGCCAATGACTCTCAACGACAAACTTCCATCAATGACCCACAAACACAAACACAAACACAAACCACTTCTACTCCTACTCCTGAAACAGGTACGAACAAGAACCAAACCTCGAAGCTTGGAGCATCTTCTCTGGTCCAGATATGGGAGAAGAGGCTAAATGTTTCCTCCTCCAACGTCGGTTTGAATGCGAATGCGAACGCGTCAAACACGGCCGTTTGTTCGGCCAAGCAAGAGACAGAGACGGAGCAGGAGCAGGCATGCTCGGTGGAAGTAGGGGATTTTGAGGACGAGAGGTACGATGCAGGGCCCGGGAGCGAGGACGGGTTTGCAGATTGGCATTCGAGCAGAACAAGTTCCAGTTCTCCGCCGTCTTCCACGCAAAGTCAGAGTTCGGATGCTGGAGAGAGGGAAAGGGTTCGCGTGGTGGATATCATTCGGAGATTGACATTGACGGCTGCTAAGCCTCCGCATTCATCTTGGGTGGAAGATCACAACGACCACCCCAATGAATCCTCTTCCTCCTCGCATCCCACTCTCATTCTGAGAGACCAAGTAGAGCCGGCCAGATGCCTTTCTCATATTTTATGCTCTCCCCGCATCAGGGGACGTCAGGCCTTCGCCGATTTACTCTTGCAAATCGAGCGTGACAGGCAAAGAGAGCTCGACATATTGGTAGAGCGTCGAGCCGTTTCAAAATTCTCCCAACGTGGCCGTATCCAG TCCCTACTTCggcttaaaattttgaaacgtGGAATGGCATTGGAAGATGAGCAGAAACGCCCACAATTTGTTATAACGCCTCGAGAAAATCATAGATCTTCTACTATCATGCATCTCAG GGAGAAATTTAGTGGAGTCGGTGAGAATGGTGCCAGAAGCCCTATTGGAGAGATGCTAAACAATAATGATGAAGATAAAAACCAGTCACATACGAATGCTCATACTCCTCCTCATGCCACCAACACTAATGAGAAGGAGAAAGATAACGATAACGAGCAAGTAGTTGGCATACATAGCAACAGCATAAACAAtgatcaaattcttgaaggttTCAAAGAAGAGCAAATTGAAGAACGTGAACGTgaacaagaacaagaacaaaaacaagaaatagaacaagaacaagaaccaaaacaagaacaagaacaagGAGAAGAAGTTGATCCTCCAAGTTCAGAAGGCACTTGGCAAGATAGgcctaatttgaatttggattcACAAGACTCAATCAATGGATGGGAAGCGGAAGATCAGAGTGAGGCAGCAGAAGAAAGTTATGGTGCAGACTACGTGGGAACCAGTTACGACTGGTTTTCTGATATTTCTCGGCCTCGAAGTTATTGGGAAGACCGCAGGCAATCTTGGTATCAGCAAATGCTCGACTCTAGCTCTGCCAACGATGAAATACGTCAACTTATTCAAAG GAAAACTGTATCGACTTTTCTATCAAGTGACTTCCGTGAAAGAATGGACAAGTTGATGGTGACTCGATTAGAGCGAcaaacacaagaagaagaagaatatgatGAGGTGAacgaagaagatgatgatgatagAGCGGAAGAACTGTGGTGTTTCTCTGAAGGACGGACTCAATCAAAGAGTAGTGATaacggagaagaagaagaagacgaaagAAGCTTGATTAGCGCTCAATATCACGAAGCAAGCGATTATTTGGATCAATCTACATCACCATTGCAATTGGCATCCCCGTCAATATTGAGCTCATGGAGCTACCAGCTGGATAACGAGATGGGTGAAGATTCCAACAGAGGCGCATCTACTTCCTCACCCCAACCTTTTCAACCTCAATTTTCCTCCAACAACCAACAAGGCTCTTCCCTCGTCTCAACAACTCATCATCCTTCTATC GAAATGGAACTGATATACGACTTAAGAGGGCACATGGAGCAACTGTACCAGGAGATGTCGGAACTGAGAAAATCAATAAAATGTTGCATGGACATGCAACTCATGTTGCAGCACTCAATCAAGCGCCATGAAGTTGGAGGGGGGAGGAGATCCAAGAAAGAGAAATCAAGAAAGCCCAAATGTTGTATTTGCTACAACATGGAGATTGACTCACTATTGTATAG ATGTGGACACATGTGTAGCTGTATGAAATGCGCAAAGGAATTGCAATGGAGAGGGGGAAAGTGTCCAGTTTGCAGAGCTCCAATAGAGGACGTGGTGCAGGCTTCTTTTACTACAACAACACATTCATAG